One Parageobacillus sp. KH3-4 genomic region harbors:
- a CDS encoding hydantoinase B/oxoprolinase family protein: MAMNIKEVKKRKTIGWNGKTLKEMREEIDRLSQLTGHYAGLKELPLKESDPIRYEKIFSKLRGGVVHARETAKRVAASPIVEQEGELCFTLYTPEGDSIVTSTGIIIHVGTMGAAIKFMIKNDYEENPGIEDGDIFCNNDCQIGNVHPCDVHTIVPIFYEGELIGWVGGVTHVIDVGATAPGSMTVGPVTRYDDGYQVACRKIGKNDTLLKDWLIESQRSVRTTKYWLLDERTRIAGCHMIRDLVLDIVKEEGVDTYKQFIREVIEEGRRGFINQVKTLLIPGRYRQVSFVDVPYKNLDVPPYARVNTIMHAPTEIIVHKDGKFEIDFEGVNRWGWHSYNATPVSITSGIWVMMSQTLIPNDRVNDGAYYASKFDLPYGSWLNPDDIRTAHSYAWHFLVSAWSPLWRGLSRNYFARGYLEEVNAGNANTSNWLQGGGYNQFNENHAVNSFESAAEGVGASAVRDGISHAAAIWNPEGDMGDMEIWELAEPLIYLGRSIKPNTGGHGKYRGGNGYETLRMVYGAKDWTMFFMGNGYVSSDCGLMGGYPAASGYRFEAHGTNLKERIEKKLPIPTGGDPDPDDPQYEKLMEAKEIIRDKQAITTETIFENYDLYLNYLRGGPGFGDPLERKPKMIEDDLNEGHILPRFAESVYGAVFTQDEKGRYIVDEEATMKRREEIRKERLKRGVPTKQWMDEERKKIINKEAAIQVRHMYASTFALSEKFYNEFKLFWNLPEDWKLTEDELGIPVFGAKINKMR; this comes from the coding sequence ATGGCGATGAACATAAAAGAGGTGAAAAAACGCAAAACGATCGGGTGGAATGGAAAAACACTCAAAGAAATGCGGGAGGAAATCGACCGGCTTAGCCAGCTGACTGGACATTACGCGGGATTGAAAGAACTTCCGCTGAAAGAAAGCGATCCGATCCGTTATGAAAAAATCTTTTCCAAACTGCGCGGCGGTGTGGTACACGCGCGGGAAACGGCGAAAAGAGTTGCCGCATCGCCGATTGTCGAGCAAGAAGGTGAATTATGTTTTACGCTTTACACTCCTGAAGGCGATTCTATCGTTACTTCCACCGGCATCATCATTCACGTTGGCACGATGGGTGCCGCCATCAAATTTATGATTAAAAATGATTATGAAGAAAACCCTGGCATTGAAGATGGCGATATTTTCTGCAACAACGACTGCCAGATCGGAAACGTCCATCCGTGTGACGTTCATACAATCGTGCCGATTTTCTACGAAGGAGAACTGATCGGCTGGGTCGGCGGCGTTACTCACGTTATCGATGTTGGCGCAACAGCGCCTGGAAGCATGACGGTCGGTCCGGTCACCCGTTACGATGACGGTTATCAGGTAGCCTGCCGCAAAATTGGGAAAAATGATACACTGCTAAAAGACTGGTTAATTGAAAGCCAGCGCTCGGTCCGTACTACCAAGTACTGGCTGCTTGATGAACGGACTCGCATAGCCGGATGTCATATGATCCGCGATCTTGTTCTTGATATTGTAAAAGAAGAAGGAGTCGATACGTATAAACAATTTATCCGCGAAGTGATCGAAGAAGGGCGCCGCGGCTTTATCAACCAAGTAAAAACGCTGCTTATTCCAGGCAGATACCGTCAAGTTTCCTTTGTTGACGTACCGTACAAAAATCTGGATGTCCCTCCTTATGCTCGTGTCAACACGATCATGCACGCACCGACGGAGATAATCGTTCACAAGGACGGCAAGTTTGAAATCGACTTTGAAGGGGTTAATCGATGGGGTTGGCATAGTTATAACGCAACGCCGGTTTCGATTACGAGTGGAATCTGGGTTATGATGTCGCAAACGCTTATCCCAAACGACCGGGTCAATGACGGTGCATATTATGCGAGCAAGTTTGACTTGCCATACGGTTCATGGCTAAACCCAGACGATATTCGCACCGCGCACAGCTATGCATGGCATTTCCTTGTATCTGCGTGGAGCCCGTTATGGCGTGGGCTCAGCCGCAATTATTTCGCCCGCGGCTATCTCGAAGAAGTCAACGCTGGAAACGCTAATACATCCAACTGGCTGCAGGGCGGCGGCTACAACCAGTTCAATGAAAACCATGCCGTCAACAGCTTCGAGTCAGCCGCTGAAGGTGTTGGAGCAAGCGCGGTAAGAGACGGGATCAGCCACGCCGCGGCGATTTGGAATCCGGAAGGCGATATGGGCGACATGGAAATCTGGGAGCTGGCAGAACCGCTCATTTATCTCGGAAGAAGCATTAAACCAAATACAGGCGGCCATGGGAAATACCGTGGCGGAAACGGCTATGAAACGTTGAGAATGGTGTATGGGGCAAAAGACTGGACGATGTTTTTCATGGGGAACGGTTACGTGTCGAGTGACTGCGGATTGATGGGCGGTTATCCGGCTGCATCGGGATACCGTTTTGAGGCCCATGGCACGAACTTAAAAGAACGGATCGAAAAGAAACTGCCGATTCCAACTGGCGGTGATCCTGACCCGGATGATCCGCAATATGAAAAACTGATGGAAGCAAAAGAAATTATCCGTGATAAGCAGGCGATTACGACGGAAACGATTTTTGAAAACTATGATTTATATTTGAACTATTTGCGCGGGGGCCCAGGGTTCGGCGATCCGCTAGAGCGGAAACCGAAAATGATTGAAGATGATTTAAACGAAGGCCATATCCTCCCGCGTTTTGCCGAAAGTGTTTATGGAGCAGTTTTCACCCAAGATGAAAAAGGGAGATATATCGTTGATGAAGAAGCAACGATGAAACGCCGGGAGGAAATAAGAAAAGAGCGGCTGAAGCGGGGGGTGCCGACAAAACAATGGATGGACGAGGAAAGAAAGAAAATTATCAATAAAGAAGCAGCGATACAAGTGCGTCACATGTATGCGAGCACTTTCGCGTTAAGTGAAAAGTTTTACAATGAGTTTAAGCTGTTCTGGAACTTGCCGGAGGATTGGAAATTGACGGAAGATGAACTAGGCATCCCAGTCTTTGGCGCAAAAATTAATAAAATGAGATGA
- a CDS encoding 2-oxoacid:acceptor oxidoreductase subunit alpha, which yields MIHQLSWKVGGQQGEGIESTGEIFSIALNRLGYYLYGYRHFSSRIKGGHTNNKIRVSTTPVRSIADDLDILVAFDQESIDFNFHELRDGGIVIADAKFNPTIPEDRNVTLYAVPFTDIATNLGTSLMKNMVAVGASSAVLDIDISAYQEVVQEIFGRKGQQVVEKNMEALRAGAQYMKEQLGDRMQTMKLAKADGKKRMFMIGNDAIALGAIAGGARFMAAYPITPASEIMEYLIKKLPELGGAVIQTEDEIAACTMAIGANYAGVRAFTASAGPGLSLMVESIGLAGMTETPLVIVDTQRGGPSTGLPTKQEQSDLMAMIYGTHGEIPKIVMAPSTVQEAFYDMAEAFNLAEEYQCPVIVLSDLQLSLGKQTVEPLEYDKIEIRRGKLVTEELPPLEKKGNFKRYEVTEDGISPRVLPGTPNGIHHVTGVEHAETGTPSEAAANRKAQMDKRLRKLKHIKFNTPVHKNVKHDEADLLIVGFISTRGAIEEAIERLEQDGVKVNHAHIRLLHPFPTEEVLPLVAAAKKVVVVEQNATGQLANILKMNVGHAEKIANVLKYDGNPFLPNEVYTKCKELL from the coding sequence ATGATTCATCAGCTTTCATGGAAAGTTGGAGGGCAGCAGGGAGAAGGAATCGAAAGTACCGGTGAAATCTTCTCCATTGCACTAAACCGTCTAGGTTATTATTTATATGGGTACCGCCATTTTTCTTCGCGGATCAAAGGTGGGCATACGAACAACAAAATTCGCGTAAGCACGACACCAGTTCGTTCGATTGCCGATGATCTTGATATATTAGTAGCGTTTGACCAAGAATCGATTGATTTTAATTTTCATGAACTTCGCGATGGCGGGATCGTGATCGCTGACGCGAAATTTAATCCAACGATTCCGGAAGACCGAAATGTAACGTTGTATGCCGTTCCATTTACGGATATCGCGACAAATTTAGGCACATCGCTCATGAAAAACATGGTCGCTGTCGGTGCCTCAAGCGCAGTCCTTGACATTGATATTAGCGCATATCAAGAAGTAGTGCAAGAAATTTTTGGAAGAAAAGGCCAGCAAGTAGTGGAAAAAAATATGGAAGCACTTCGCGCTGGAGCGCAATATATGAAAGAACAGCTTGGCGATCGCATGCAAACGATGAAGTTAGCAAAAGCGGATGGCAAAAAGCGGATGTTTATGATCGGCAACGACGCGATTGCCTTAGGGGCGATAGCCGGAGGAGCGCGTTTTATGGCGGCATATCCAATTACTCCAGCTTCGGAAATCATGGAATATTTAATTAAAAAACTTCCGGAACTAGGAGGTGCCGTCATTCAAACAGAAGACGAAATAGCCGCATGCACGATGGCGATTGGCGCTAACTACGCTGGAGTGCGGGCGTTCACGGCATCTGCGGGTCCAGGTCTTTCCCTTATGGTGGAATCGATCGGGCTTGCCGGAATGACAGAAACACCGCTTGTCATCGTGGATACACAGCGCGGCGGTCCAAGTACAGGTTTGCCGACAAAACAAGAGCAATCGGACTTAATGGCGATGATTTATGGCACGCATGGCGAGATTCCAAAAATCGTGATGGCGCCAAGCACGGTGCAAGAAGCGTTTTACGATATGGCAGAAGCGTTCAACCTTGCGGAAGAATATCAATGCCCGGTCATCGTGCTGTCTGATTTGCAGCTTTCCCTTGGCAAGCAGACGGTCGAACCGTTAGAGTACGATAAAATCGAAATCCGCCGCGGCAAACTAGTAACAGAAGAACTTCCTCCACTAGAGAAAAAAGGTAATTTTAAACGTTACGAAGTCACTGAAGATGGCATTTCTCCACGCGTGCTTCCGGGAACGCCAAACGGCATTCATCATGTGACGGGAGTGGAGCACGCGGAGACAGGAACTCCGTCTGAAGCCGCGGCAAACCGAAAAGCGCAGATGGATAAACGGCTGCGCAAATTAAAACATATTAAATTCAACACGCCAGTTCATAAAAATGTGAAACACGATGAAGCGGACTTGTTGATTGTCGGTTTTATTTCTACGCGCGGCGCGATCGAAGAAGCGATCGAGCGGCTCGAACAGGACGGCGTAAAAGTCAATCATGCGCATATCCGCCTTCTTCATCCGTTCCCGACGGAAGAAGTGCTGCCGCTTGTTGCAGCGGCGAAAAAAGTCGTCGTCGTTGAGCAAAATGCAACAGGGCAACTTGCAAACATTCTTAAAATGAATGTTGGACATGCTGAAAAAATTGCTAATGTCTTGAAATATGACGGCAACCCATTTTTGCCGAACGAAGTTTATACAAAATGCAAGGAGTTGTTATAA
- a CDS encoding hydantoinase/oxoprolinase family protein, whose amino-acid sequence MKTAVKRKAQILAIDAGGTMTDTFIIDENGEFVVGKAQSTPEDESIGLLNSAKDAFAYWDTTVEEQFPQLLAGVYSGTAMLNRLVSRKGRRVGLIVNKGMEDFHRMGRAIQAYLGYSYSDRLHLNTHRYDPPLVPRELTRGVTERVDLFGNVVIPLYEHEVEPAVRELLELDVEAIVISLLHSYKYPNHERRVRDIAKEVMKKVGKEVPVFASVDYYPVRKESHRTNTTIIEAYAADPSRETLIKINNMLKAHGANFDLRVMASHGGTISTRANELARTLVSGPIGGVIGAKYLGEQLGIRNIACSDIGGTSFDMALITQGDLSINTSPDMARLVLSLPLVAMDTVGAGAGSYVRIDPNFKSLTLGPDSAGSKVGVCYPEGGVDTVTVTDCHVVLGLINPDNFLGGEVKLYPERAYEAIKKQIADPLGLSVEDAAYGVIDLLESQLRNYLESMILGKGYSPSQYVCFSYGGGGPLHTAGYTKGLGFEDVLVPAWAAGFSAFGCGAADFEYRYDKTLDINVNNGASEDDKLKAGKELQAAWDELKEKVAAEFEKSQFSREDVDFRLYFRMQYQGQLNDLEIEAPIKEFKNVGHWNELVNAFEDTYTRVYAKAAKSPELGYSITGAIVRGIVEVPKPKIPVEPFAGETPAKEAFLGKRRVYWKGKWIEADIWEMEKLKPGNKIKAFSIIESPATTFVIPPGFETYLDQHRIFHLREI is encoded by the coding sequence ATGAAAACAGCGGTAAAAAGAAAGGCGCAAATTCTTGCAATTGATGCCGGAGGGACGATGACAGACACATTCATCATCGATGAAAACGGAGAGTTTGTCGTCGGGAAGGCGCAATCCACACCGGAAGACGAATCGATAGGCCTCTTAAACTCCGCAAAGGATGCGTTTGCTTACTGGGACACAACGGTTGAAGAGCAATTTCCGCAACTGCTTGCCGGAGTCTATTCGGGAACCGCGATGCTGAACCGGCTCGTTTCAAGAAAGGGGCGCCGGGTCGGCCTGATCGTTAACAAGGGCATGGAAGATTTTCACCGGATGGGTCGGGCGATCCAAGCATACCTCGGTTATTCTTATTCAGATCGCTTGCATTTAAACACTCACCGTTATGATCCTCCTCTTGTACCGAGGGAGTTGACAAGAGGTGTAACGGAAAGAGTCGATTTATTTGGCAACGTTGTCATTCCGCTTTATGAACATGAAGTAGAACCAGCTGTAAGGGAACTTCTCGAACTAGATGTGGAAGCTATTGTCATTAGTTTGCTCCACTCTTACAAATATCCTAATCATGAGCGGAGAGTGAGAGATATAGCGAAAGAAGTCATGAAGAAAGTTGGAAAAGAAGTTCCTGTGTTTGCGTCGGTTGATTATTATCCAGTCAGAAAAGAGTCGCACCGGACGAATACGACGATCATTGAGGCGTATGCGGCCGATCCTTCGCGCGAAACGCTTATCAAAATCAACAACATGTTAAAAGCGCATGGCGCCAATTTTGATTTGCGTGTGATGGCAAGCCATGGCGGAACGATTAGCACGCGGGCGAACGAATTGGCAAGAACGCTTGTTTCTGGTCCGATCGGCGGCGTCATCGGCGCGAAATACCTTGGGGAACAGCTTGGCATCCGCAACATCGCTTGTTCGGATATTGGAGGAACAAGCTTTGATATGGCGCTCATTACCCAGGGGGACTTAAGCATCAACACAAGTCCAGATATGGCCCGTCTTGTGCTTTCACTTCCGCTTGTCGCCATGGATACCGTCGGTGCAGGAGCTGGAAGCTATGTGCGGATCGATCCAAACTTTAAATCGTTAACACTTGGTCCGGACAGTGCTGGATCGAAAGTCGGTGTCTGTTATCCAGAAGGCGGCGTAGACACGGTAACGGTCACAGATTGCCATGTTGTTCTTGGATTGATCAATCCGGATAATTTTCTGGGCGGGGAAGTCAAGCTCTATCCAGAGCGTGCATACGAAGCGATTAAAAAACAGATCGCCGATCCGCTCGGATTATCTGTCGAAGATGCGGCATACGGTGTCATCGACTTGCTTGAATCGCAGCTTCGCAACTATCTTGAATCGATGATTTTAGGAAAAGGGTATTCACCGTCCCAGTATGTATGTTTCTCATATGGAGGCGGCGGACCATTACATACCGCCGGTTATACGAAAGGCCTTGGTTTTGAAGATGTGCTTGTGCCGGCGTGGGCAGCAGGATTTTCTGCGTTCGGCTGTGGTGCGGCGGATTTCGAATACCGTTATGATAAAACGCTCGATATTAACGTTAATAACGGTGCCAGCGAAGATGACAAATTAAAAGCGGGAAAAGAACTGCAGGCCGCATGGGATGAGCTAAAGGAAAAAGTCGCAGCTGAATTCGAAAAAAGCCAATTCAGCAGAGAAGACGTTGATTTCCGTCTTTATTTCCGCATGCAGTACCAAGGGCAATTAAACGACTTGGAAATTGAAGCACCGATCAAAGAATTCAAAAATGTAGGTCACTGGAATGAACTTGTAAATGCGTTCGAAGACACATATACAAGAGTTTACGCCAAAGCAGCGAAATCGCCAGAGCTCGGTTACAGCATCACAGGCGCGATCGTTCGGGGAATCGTTGAAGTGCCGAAACCGAAAATCCCAGTAGAGCCGTTTGCGGGTGAAACACCAGCGAAAGAAGCGTTCCTTGGCAAGCGCAGAGTGTATTGGAAAGGCAAATGGATCGAAGCGGATATTTGGGAAATGGAAAAACTGAAGCCGGGCAACAAAATTAAAGCGTTTTCCATCATTGAGTCTCCGGCTACGACATTTGTCATTCCGCCAGGATTTGAAACATATCTTGACCAGCATCGCATTTTCCATTTGCGAGAAATTTAA
- a CDS encoding RicAFT regulatory complex protein RicA family protein → MAKYTRDEVLAQAKELAKMIAETEEVDFFKRAEEKIHQNEKVRAMIAQIKSLQKQAVNLKHYGKYEALKKVEEQIDDIYEELSQIPIVNEFQQSQMEVNDLLQLVASTISNTVTDEIIASTGGDVLRGETGAQIRYSRNGGCH, encoded by the coding sequence ATGGCCAAATATACGCGTGATGAAGTTTTAGCACAGGCGAAAGAACTGGCAAAAATGATTGCCGAGACGGAAGAAGTTGATTTTTTTAAACGCGCGGAAGAAAAAATACACCAAAATGAAAAAGTGCGCGCGATGATCGCGCAAATTAAATCGCTGCAAAAACAGGCGGTAAATTTAAAACATTACGGGAAATACGAAGCGCTGAAAAAAGTAGAAGAACAAATTGACGACATCTATGAAGAACTTTCGCAAATTCCGATTGTAAACGAATTCCAGCAGTCGCAAATGGAAGTGAACGATCTTCTCCAACTTGTTGCTTCTACCATTTCCAATACAGTGACCGATGAGATTATCGCATCTACAGGCGGCGACGTATTGCGCGGCGAGACGGGCGCGCAAATACGCTATAGCAGAAACGGCGGCTGCCATTAA
- a CDS encoding 2-oxoacid:ferredoxin oxidoreductase subunit beta, translating to MATFKDFRNDVKPNWCPGCGDFSVQAAIQRAAANIGLEPHQLAVISGIGCSGRISGYIHSYGFHGTHGRALPLAQGVKMANRDLTVIAAGGDGDGFAIGMGHTIHAIRRNIDITYIVMDNQIYGLTKGQTSPRSDVGFKTKSTPQGSVEPALSIMEIALSAGATFVAQSFSSDLKELTSLIEEGIKHKGFSLINVFSPCVTYNKVNTYDWFKENLVKVNDIEGYDPSDRAMAMQTVMKYKGLVTGLIYQNKEQKSYQELLHGYSETPLTEADLRLSKEKFEELVSEFM from the coding sequence ATGGCGACGTTTAAAGACTTTCGCAATGATGTAAAACCAAACTGGTGCCCGGGTTGCGGCGATTTTTCCGTTCAGGCTGCGATCCAACGCGCTGCAGCAAACATCGGGCTTGAACCGCACCAATTAGCAGTTATTTCTGGTATCGGCTGTTCGGGCCGTATTTCCGGATACATTCATTCGTACGGATTTCACGGCACTCACGGCCGCGCGCTACCGCTTGCTCAAGGCGTGAAAATGGCGAACCGCGATTTAACGGTCATTGCCGCCGGCGGCGACGGCGACGGCTTTGCGATCGGCATGGGGCATACGATTCATGCGATTCGCCGCAACATCGATATTACGTACATTGTGATGGACAACCAAATTTACGGTTTGACAAAGGGGCAAACATCGCCGCGAAGTGATGTCGGTTTTAAAACGAAAAGCACCCCGCAAGGATCTGTCGAACCGGCCCTTTCGATTATGGAAATCGCCCTAAGCGCCGGCGCAACGTTTGTCGCGCAAAGTTTTTCCAGCGACTTAAAAGAATTGACAAGCTTAATTGAAGAAGGAATCAAACATAAAGGATTCTCGCTTATTAACGTATTCAGTCCATGTGTAACGTATAATAAGGTAAACACATACGACTGGTTTAAAGAAAATTTGGTGAAAGTCAACGACATCGAAGGATATGATCCGTCTGACCGCGCCATGGCGATGCAAACAGTGATGAAATATAAAGGACTAGTAACGGGGCTTATTTACCAAAACAAAGAACAAAAATCGTATCAAGAATTGCTTCACGGCTACAGTGAAACACCGCTTACGGAAGCAGACCTTCGCTTAAGCAAAGAGAAATTCGAAGAATTAGTTTCTGAATTTATGTAA
- the miaB gene encoding tRNA (N6-isopentenyl adenosine(37)-C2)-methylthiotransferase MiaB: MNEKQRLEQTGQIQTMDHPTDKKSALDALKKKTSKDYEKYFTSVFIPPNLKEAKKRGKEEVKYYKDFTIPEQFRGMGNGRKFYIRTYGCQMNEHDTEVMAGIFMELGYEPTDRPEDANVILLNTCAIRENAENKVFGEIGHLKQLKQDNPDLLLGVCGCMSQEESVVNKILKQYQYVDMIFGTHNIHRLPYILHEAYMSKEMVVEVWSKEGDVIENLPKARKGNIKAWVNIMYGCDKFCTYCIVPYTRGKERSRRPEDIIQEVRHLAAQGYKEVTLLGQNVNAYGKDFTDIKYGLGDLMDELRKIDIARIRFTTSHPRDFDDRLIEVLAKRGNLVEHIHLPVQSGSTEILKLMGRKYTREEYLELVRKIKAAIPDVALTTDIIVGFPNETEEQFEETLSLYREVEFDSAYTFIYSPREGTPAAKMVDNVPMEVKKERLHRLNALVNEISARKMKEYEGKVVEVLVEGESKNNPDVLAGYTRKNKLVNFTGPKSAIGKLVKVRITEAKTWTLNGEMVEEAIEVK, translated from the coding sequence ATGAACGAAAAACAACGTTTAGAACAAACAGGGCAAATTCAAACAATGGATCATCCAACGGACAAAAAATCCGCTTTGGATGCGCTAAAGAAAAAAACGAGCAAAGATTATGAAAAGTATTTTACGAGCGTATTTATTCCGCCAAATCTAAAAGAAGCGAAAAAGCGCGGAAAAGAAGAAGTGAAATATTATAAAGATTTCACAATCCCAGAACAATTCCGCGGCATGGGCAACGGCCGCAAGTTTTACATTCGCACATACGGCTGCCAAATGAACGAACATGACACGGAAGTCATGGCAGGAATTTTTATGGAGCTTGGATATGAGCCAACTGACCGCCCGGAAGATGCGAATGTCATTTTATTAAATACGTGCGCGATTCGCGAAAATGCGGAAAACAAAGTATTTGGCGAGATCGGTCACTTAAAGCAGCTTAAGCAAGACAATCCAGATTTGCTCCTTGGCGTATGCGGCTGTATGTCGCAAGAAGAATCGGTCGTCAATAAAATTTTGAAACAATATCAATATGTTGATATGATTTTCGGCACGCATAACATCCATCGCCTGCCATACATTTTGCATGAAGCATATATGTCAAAAGAAATGGTTGTCGAAGTATGGTCAAAAGAAGGCGATGTCATCGAAAATCTTCCGAAAGCGCGCAAAGGCAACATTAAAGCATGGGTAAACATTATGTACGGCTGCGATAAGTTCTGTACGTACTGTATCGTTCCGTATACGCGCGGAAAAGAACGAAGCCGCCGTCCGGAAGACATTATCCAAGAAGTGCGCCATCTCGCCGCCCAAGGATATAAAGAAGTTACGCTTCTCGGCCAAAACGTCAACGCCTACGGAAAAGATTTCACGGATATAAAATACGGCCTTGGCGATTTAATGGACGAACTCCGAAAAATTGATATTGCACGTATCCGTTTTACGACTAGCCATCCGCGCGATTTTGACGATCGTTTAATCGAAGTGCTCGCCAAACGCGGCAATTTAGTCGAACATATTCATTTGCCGGTGCAATCAGGCAGCACGGAAATATTGAAGTTAATGGGCCGGAAATATACGCGCGAGGAATATTTAGAGCTTGTTCGCAAAATTAAAGCGGCGATTCCAGACGTTGCATTAACGACGGACATTATTGTCGGATTCCCGAACGAAACGGAAGAACAATTTGAAGAGACGTTGTCGTTATACCGCGAGGTCGAATTTGATTCTGCTTATACGTTTATTTATTCGCCGCGTGAAGGCACACCGGCAGCGAAAATGGTTGACAATGTGCCGATGGAAGTGAAAAAAGAACGCTTGCACCGGTTGAATGCGCTTGTCAATGAAATTTCGGCAAGAAAAATGAAGGAATATGAAGGGAAAGTTGTCGAAGTATTAGTGGAAGGAGAAAGCAAAAACAACCCTGATGTCCTTGCCGGATATACGCGAAAAAACAAACTAGTCAATTTCACCGGTCCAAAGTCGGCGATTGGCAAACTAGTGAAAGTACGGATTACCGAGGCGAAAACGTGGACATTAAACGGGGAAATGGTAGAAGAAGCGATCGAGGTGAAATAA
- a CDS encoding acetone carboxylase subunit gamma: MEKYDKYDRKTIEELIDGTIDFFKLKEMLSNFKDVDRFDKYISILQERVPWDDPILLPAGLHLYIVQKPDGRRIVKCDCGHEFCEASDNWKLHALIYVRDTEEKLAELYPKLMAPDPEWQVFREYYCPGCATQLEVEAVTPWYPVIKDFEPDIDTFYKEWLKRPLPQAK, from the coding sequence ATGGAAAAGTATGATAAATACGATCGCAAGACGATAGAGGAATTAATTGACGGCACGATAGATTTTTTCAAATTAAAAGAAATGCTCTCCAATTTTAAAGACGTTGACCGGTTTGACAAATATATCAGCATCCTGCAAGAAAGAGTGCCGTGGGATGATCCGATTTTGCTTCCGGCCGGGCTTCATCTCTACATTGTTCAAAAGCCGGATGGCCGGCGCATCGTAAAATGCGATTGCGGGCATGAATTTTGCGAGGCAAGCGACAACTGGAAGCTTCATGCGCTCATCTATGTTCGCGATACGGAGGAAAAATTGGCGGAACTGTATCCAAAATTGATGGCGCCAGATCCGGAATGGCAGGTGTTCCGTGAGTATTATTGCCCTGGTTGTGCAACCCAGCTTGAGGTGGAAGCAGTGACGCCTTGGTATCCGGTCATCAAAGATTTCGAACCTGATATCGATACGTTTTATAAAGAATGGCTAAAGCGCCCGCTTCCGCAGGCGAAATGA
- a CDS encoding outer spore coat protein CotE, whose translation MSEYREIITKAVVGKGRKFTQSTHTVTPPNRPSSILGCWIINHRYDAKKSDKTVEIHGNYDINVWYSYNNNTKTEVVTETVSYTDAVKLKYRDNDDIINDDTDIIVRVIQQPNCLECTISPNGNKIVVDVEREFVAEVIGETKLYVAINPEGRSSDDDFEYDELDEELEDLSPDLLLDDEE comes from the coding sequence ATGTCTGAATACAGAGAAATTATTACAAAAGCGGTTGTCGGGAAAGGCCGTAAATTTACGCAATCGACGCATACAGTTACGCCCCCAAATCGGCCATCAAGCATTTTAGGGTGCTGGATTATTAACCATCGCTATGACGCGAAAAAAAGCGATAAAACGGTCGAAATCCATGGAAACTATGACATTAACGTTTGGTATTCGTACAACAACAACACAAAAACAGAAGTTGTTACGGAAACCGTCTCTTACACGGATGCCGTGAAATTAAAATATCGCGACAATGACGACATTATTAACGATGATACAGATATTATCGTCCGCGTCATCCAGCAGCCGAACTGCTTGGAATGCACCATTTCGCCAAACGGAAATAAAATCGTTGTTGATGTAGAACGGGAATTTGTTGCCGAAGTTATCGGAGAAACGAAATTATACGTGGCGATCAACCCGGAAGGCCGCAGCAGCGACGATGATTTCGAATACGATGAACTTGATGAAGAATTGGAAGATTTAAGCCCAGATTTGCTTCTTGATGATGAAGAGTAA